A region of Larimichthys crocea isolate SSNF chromosome X, L_crocea_2.0, whole genome shotgun sequence DNA encodes the following proteins:
- the proser2 gene encoding flocculation protein FLO11 yields MDLRQLHYGVNGGAGQNSRAGEDDGLNFLSQEEQECIQFFEETIDSLDDSLEEIDGRTAQVKPPTTSSSSGGPVSEADGPPTLSPKPGVTVYSLLARPPSPKDLDIIDLVRPEPDLVQTREPIFSPTNPDFQSMVPTPESHFEIKPRRDLVDSLPSEYNPPLPSGSYGPSDSNSSYHPPGCIPTPVLIAQKIAENQGDGTPNVLPSTLLRRCSLDSEKLPSNSTDHHVKQGPPTSAKPTRFPANISVILGNKEHQNQSLANVSIHERRTQMLANLTGSHPLLQVEPQQAVEHKDRNVPTRSISFKDPSPDKSRMEALSKLGLTRNRAMSGGMSLLVTPNSNSLSLTGEETSAKPLEANVPPTTETSTKLPEANVKTPHQSQILVDRKSEIRRAESLRSSEDRTPQLSPSSPAITQTNFYPPPLENKASVPLPSEVTSLEFNSYGGKSITVHPSLSSRSEPATSPTSHEPKILPPALANPSEFNTYGGKTKVMNAAPVTVTRSDLPDILSSHIDKSQTLPARSEHTELNSYGGKSRTINPSAGLNRPSNTPGKSFKAPAPTPAPRPPRHSYHGVTSQKAQQRALSPEHVKRRSNLMFRPQGITVQFSGRGATDESRREALRKLGLLKDS; encoded by the exons ATGGACCTCCGTCAGCTACACTACGGGGTCAACGGGGGCGCTGGCCAAAACTCCAGAGCGGGT GAAGATGATGGGTTGAACTTTCTGagtcaggaggagcaggagtgCATCCAGTTCTTCGAGGAGACTATCGACTCGTTGGACGACAGTCTGGAGGAGATTGACGGGAGAACAGCGCAGGTGAAACCCCcaacaacaagcagcagcagtggtggtccTGTCTCAGAGGCTGATGGACCTCCAACCTTGAGTCCAAAGCCTGGGGTCACTGTGTACTCCCTCTTGGCCAGACCTCCCAGTCCTAAAGACCTAGATATTATTGACCTGGTCCGCCCAGAACCGGACTTGGTGCAAACCAGAGAGCCAATCTTCAGTCCCACCAATCCAG ATTTTCAGAGCATGGTGCCAACCCCGGAAAGCCACTTTGAGATAAAGCCAAGGCGTGATCTGGTGGACAGCTTGCCTTCAGAGTACAACCCTCCCCTACCAAGTGGCAGCTATGGACCATCAGACAGCAACTCCTCCTACCACCCTCCAGGCTGTATCCCCACCCCAGTCCTGATTGCCCAAAAGATAGCCGAGAACCAGGGAGATGGAACCCCTAACGTCCTGCCCTCCACGCTCCTCCGCCGTTGCAGCCTGGATTCTGAAAAGCTCCCAAGCAACAGCACCGATCATCACGTTAAACAGGGTCCACCTACCTCTGCTAAGCCTACCCGCTTTCCTGCTAACATCAGCGTAATCCTCGGCAACAAGGAGCACCAGAACCAGTCGCTGGCTAACGTGAGCATCCACGAGAGACGGACGCAGATGCTGGCAAATCTAACAGGGTCGCACCCTCTGCTGCAGGTAGAACCTCAGCAGGCCGTGGAGCACAAGGATCGAAATGTTCCCACACGTAGCATTTCCTTCAAGGACCCCTCACCAGACAAATCCAGGATGGAGGCACTGTCTAAGCTGGGCCTGACCAGGAATCGAGCCATGTCTGGGGGTATGTCGCTCCTCGTCACCCCTAACAGCAACTCTTTGAGTCTCACAGGTGAAGAAACCAGTGCCAAACCTCTGGAGGCCAATGTTCCTCCAACAACAGAAACCAGCACCAAATTACCTGAAGCCAATGTTAAGACACCACATCAGAGCCAGATTCTTGTGGACAGAAAATCTGAGATTCGGCGGGCAGAGTCCCTCAGAAGCAGCGAAGACAGAACCCCCCAACTGAGTCCTTCGTCTCCAGCCATTACACAAACCAACTTCTATCCACCTCCTTTGGAAAACAAAGCATCTGTACCCCTTCCGTCTGAGGTCACCTCACTGGAATTTAACAGCTATGGAGGTAAATCTATCACGGTCCACCCGTCTCTTTCCTCCAGGAGCGAGCCTGCAACTTCACCAACTAGTCATGAGCCCAAAATCCTCCCACCAGCACTGGCTAACCCAAGTGAATTCAACACCTACGGAGGAAAGACCAAAGTCATGAACGCTGCTCCCGTAACTGTCACCAGGAGCGACCTTCCCGACATCCTCAGCTCCCACATCGACAAGAGTCAAACCTTGCCTGCCAGATCAGAGCACACTGAGCTGAACAGTTATGGAGGAAAGAGTCGAACCATCAACCCCTCTGCCGGGTTGAATCGCCCTTCAAACACTCCTGGAAAGAGCTTCAAAGCTCCAGCTCCAACTCCAGCCCCAAGACCTCCTCGGCACTCCTACCACGGTGTCACATCCCAGAAAGCACAGCAGCGAGCCTTATCGCCCGAACACGTAAAGCGGAGATCCAACTTGATGTTTCGGCCACAAGGCATCACCGTGCAGTTTTCTGGACGGGGGGCAACGGACGAATCACGCAGGGAGGCATTGAGGAAACTGGGGCTGCTGAAAGACTCTTGA